The following are encoded in a window of Haliotis asinina isolate JCU_RB_2024 chromosome 14, JCU_Hal_asi_v2, whole genome shotgun sequence genomic DNA:
- the LOC137261242 gene encoding C-signal-like, with amino-acid sequence MSKLSPNSVFITGANRGLGLAFVKHFLGLEEPPTHVFAACRQPDQATELTRLAGENGRVRVVRLDVREDEEIAAAVVEVEKVVGDDGLNLLLNNAGVNHQERGLESLTREKMNYHFDCNVTAPLLVCKAFLPLLRRAANKTDFSCSRAAIINVSSVLGLISYVSKRNDFRYPYNSSKCALNMVTAILAREVSPDGVLVAGLHPGWVKTDMGGPSGLLDIDESIPKCMNTLAAMNKDSSGLLYSYTGTVFQWNAE; translated from the exons ATGTCTAAGTTGTCTCCAAACTCCGTATTTATCACGGGTGCCAATCGAGGTTTAGGGTTGGCATTTGTGAAGCACTTTCTGGGTCTTGAGGAACCACCTACACATGTGTTCGCTGCCTGCAGACAGCCCGACCAGGCCACAGAGTTAACTCGGTTAGCGGGCGAGAATGGACGTGTTCGCGTGGTGAGGCTGGATGTCAGAGAGGATGAAGAAATCGCTGCGGCTGTGGTGGAGGTGGAGAAAGTTGTTGGTGATGACGGACTTAATCTACTGCTGAACAATGCCGGTGTTAACCATCAGGAACGAGGCCTGGAATCACTGACACGGGAGAAGATGAACTATCACTTTGACTGTAATGTTACTG CTCCGCTGTTGGTTTGTAAAGCATTTCTTCCCTTACTGAGGCGGGCCGCAAACAAAACAGATTTCAGCTGCAGCAGAGCGGCCATTATCAACGTCTCATCCGTCTTGGGCCTAATCAGCTACGTCAGCAAACGGAACGACTTCCGCTACCCCTACAATAGTTCGAAATGTGCCCTCAACATGGTGACCGCTATTCTCGCGAGAGAGGTTTCCCCCGACGGGGTACTTGTGGCAGGGCTTCACCCCGGGTGGGTCAAGACCGACATGGGGGGCCCGAGCGGATTGCTTGATATAGACGAAAGTATTCCGAAGTGTATGAATACATTAGCAGCTATGAATAAAGATTCTTCAGGATTGTTGTATTCATACACAGGAACTGTTTTCCAGTGGAACGCCGAATAG